The Pectobacterium wasabiae CFBP 3304 DNA segment AATGACACGGGCATGATTGGGATCGAAGCAGTACAACATGAAATCTCGCCGTTTTAACAAAATGACGGCCAATGTCACTCCCGCAATCACTAATATTTGCGTCAGTTCTTGCGGAGTGATACCTAGCACATTACCAAATAGAATATGGTTCAGGTGCTGATCGGTATCGATGCGTGCAAACATGACGAGTCCCAGCGCAAACATGCCGGAAAAGATGATCCCCATTACCGTATCTTCTTTGACCCGGCTGTGCTCTTTCACATATCCCGTCGCTATCGCACAAAAAATACCGGAAACAAAAGCGCCAATGACCAGCGGAATTCCCAGTAGAAACGCGACAACGATACCGGGCAATACGGCATGAGAAATGGCATCGCCCATTAGCGACCAGCCTTTCAGCACCAGATAGCAGGACAGTACCGCGCAAACCGTACCCGTGACGACGGCGGCGAGTAATGCTCGCTGCATGAATGGATAAGACAGGGGATCGGTTAGCCAGCTAATTAGCATCATAAAGCATCTCCTGATTGATCGCGCAATCGCAGCCGGCGTGATGCCAGTAATCCATGTTTGGGAGCGAAGACAAACGCCAACAGGAAAACAACGGTTTGTAACGTGACAATCACGCCGCCAGTCGCACCATCGAGGAAAAAGCTCAGATAGGCTCCTACCGCACTGGTTAGCGCGCCGAGCGCAATAGAAATCACAACCAGGCGACCAAACCGGTCGGTAAGCAGGTAAGCTGTGGCTCCCGGTGTAATCACCATCGCGATCACCAAAATCGCGCCGACGGTTTGCAATGCCGCGACAGTACAGGCGCTAAGTAGCGTAAAGAAGAGAATTTTCAGTTTCAGCGGAGAAAGGCCAATCGAACGGGCATGGTTCTCATCAAAGAACACAGCCAGCAGATCCTTCCACAGCAGACAGAGGATCACGAACGTCACGCCGATGATGATCTCAACTTGCAGGATATCTTCGTCGGCGATACCCAAAATATTGCCGAAAATGATGGACTGCACATTAACCGATGTCGGGTTGAGCGAAATAATCAGCAGACCGACGGCAAAAAACGTTGAGAAAATAAAACCGATAATCGCATCTTCGCGCAATCGGGTAATGTGACGGATAAGGGTCATCGCCAGCGCAGCGAGCATACCAGTAAAAAATGCGCCGGCAGCGTAGGGCAGGCCCAATGCATAGGCCCCCGCAACGCCGGGAACAACGGAGTGTGAGAGCGCATCACCCATCAGCGACCAGCCTTTCAGCATCAGGTACGCTGAAAGAAAAGCGCATACGCCACCGACAATCGCGCTGACCCAGATCGCCTTGACCATGTAGTTATAGTTGAATGGCTGCAGCAGGATATCGATCATCAGGGCTTCTTCTCCTCCGGTATTGTGCGTGACGCAGGAGGGTCGCTTTTAGTCGAACCATAGAACACCGCAGGACGCTCATCGTCGGTTAATACCGTCACCGAGCGAACGTCGTCGTCGTCGTGAAGATGCGCCCCCCCGAGGTTGATGTGCCGCAGGACGCCCCCGAACGTTTTCTCCAAATTACTTTGGGTAAAGGTGCTGTGTGTCGGCCCTGCGGCTAACACGGTGCGATTGACCAAAATAACATTGTCACAAAACTCGGGGACGCTACCGAGGTTATGGGTTGCTACCAGAATCAAATGCCCTTCGTCGCGCAAGGTACGAAGTAGCTCGATGATGGCATTCTCCGTTTTGACGTCGACTCCCGTAAAAGGCTCATCCAACAGCAGAACGCTGCCTTGTTGCGCCAGCGCCCGGGCCAGAAAAACGCGTTTTTTCTGGCCGCCGGACAGTTCCCCGATTTGGCGATGCTGCAGCGTCGACAGCCCGACGCGCTCCAATGATTCGGCCACAATCGCACGGTCTTGTTTACTGGGGATGCGCAGGAAATTCATCCGCCCGTAGCGCCCCATCATGACCACGTCGGCAACCAGAACGGGAAAATTCCAGTCCACATCCTCTGTTTGTGGAACATAGGCAACCAGATTCTGTTTCAACGCCTGGTAGATGGGTTGCTGATTGAGCAGTACCTGCCCTGAGGTTGGCTTGACTAACCCCATGATACTTTTGAATAACGTGGATTTTCCGCTACCATTTACGCCGACCAAAGCGCAAATCGTACCGCCAGTCAGAGAAAAAGAGGCGTGGCGAATCGCTTGATGTCCGTTGCTGTAAGTAACCGAAACATCATTGACTTCTAGTGACTGCTCTGTTCGATCACGACTCATTGATTAAATCCTTTCGCGATGGTTTCCACCGTCACTTGTAACAGGTCGATATAGGTTGGTACGGGGCCTTTTTCCGTAGACAGCGAATCAACATACAGCACGCCACCATATTTCGCCCCCGTTTCTTTGCTGACCTGTTTTGCGGGCTTATCGGAAATGGTGCTTTCACTAAACACCACAGGGATCGCCTTTTCACGCACGGTATCAATAACCCGACGTACCTGCTGCGGCGAACCTTGTTCATCGGCATTGATTGGCCAGAGATAGACTTCATTGAATTGATAATCCTTCGCCAGATAGCTAAATGCGCCTTCACTGGTGACCAACCAACGCTGCTGCTCTGGAATGCGGGATAGGCGTTCACGCAGTGGTGCATCAAGCGCCTTAATTTTTTCCGCATAGGCCTTGGCGTTACGGTTATAGGTTTCTGCATTGGCAGGATCGGCTTGAACCAAACCTTTGCGAATGTTTTCAATATAGATTAACGCATTGGAAGGGGACATCCAGGCATGCGGATTCGGATTGCCATTATAGGCACCCTCGCGAATAGGGAGGGGCGTAATGCCTTCCGTCACCACGACGGCGGGCACATTTTTGACATTTTCGAAAAAGCGCGTAAACCAGCGCTCAAGGTTCATACCGTTCCACAGCACCAGTTGTGCAGATTGTGTTTTAACGATATCGCGCGGTGTTGGTTGATAATCATGAATCTCTGCACCCGGTTTGGTTATGGACTCAACCGTTGCAGCATCGCCAGCTATGTTTTGGGCGATATCCTGAATAATGGTAAAGGTGGTGATAACTTTTAGTTTTTCAGTTGCCTGAACGGATGTGCTGGCTAAAAGCAGCAAGGCGCACGAGAGCGCAATACGGCGGAACAAGGCAGATAAAAGGGTGTGAAAACCAATCATGCGGATATCCTTACAAACCGTGAAATATCATTTGAGAATAATTATCAATATCATTTAAGTCAATAGGCAGAAAAACGCAGGGGGTCGTTATTGGAGGGTGTTTAATGACACAAGCAATCACTGTTCGCAGGCTTGCTGTACGCACTTGCATGGCTAAGGAACGCATCATGCTCCTTTCGTAACAAAAATATTGCTTTAATGTAATGAATCGTACTTAAGGTTACAACGAAAGTCTAACGGTAACGAAGGTGAACTGTCGTGCGATTTCTACATCGCTATACGCATGGTGAAATTTACACCAAAAAAAAGGAAAAATCGGAGGTAACCTTAAAAAAATTCTGGTGATTGCCGATAAACCATAAAGTATGTGAGAGATGTCTCTATTTTATACAAAAGGATTGTAAGTGATATGAGCACAAAATCAGAACGACGCTGGAAGCTGGCAAGTGTAGTTTTATTGACTTTCTTGGTGGCATTATTAGCCCTGCTGGTTAAAACCAGTTAATTTCCCGCGTAACGAAAGGTTAGATTATAAATAATTTCTATTATGTAATGTATTAATGCAAGAGATAGAGATAGCATAAAAGTGATAATCGTTTTTAAATATTGATATAAGCGTGGTCGTTGTCGACACGCTTCCATTAATGCTCAATATCTCGTGATAGTAGAACGCTAATTATAGCTTTTTGTTATGATTGCAAGTGTAGCGGTGTCAGAAATGCGACATTTGTCGCGTATTTGTTTGCATAATAAAATCTGAAATGCACTTATTGTGTAATGTCAGAAACGGCTTGTGAATATAGGCGTCAGCGTGCGCTATCGTGTATTAATGAATCAGTGATGATGTGAATTTGTGCGGCGTGTCCATGACTGATAAAAAAGGCCTTGCCATCGTTTGCATAGTGTGTAATAACGCTTCTGGGTAAAACGAGGTACAGTTCTGTATATGAATGGCATTTTCAGTAAAGAAGACTTAGGTACAACCTTTAGCGTTGCATGCTGCTTCTCTGCCGATCCTTATCTTAGTGCCTCAAGCAGTAACGACTTTGGTTTGTCTGTATAACGCCTTTTGGGCGGTTTAAACAATTAAAGGAAATATTTGAAATGGCAAAGATTAAAGGTCAGGTTAAGTGGTTCAACGAGTCTAAAGGCTTTGGTTTCATCACTCCTGCTGACGGCAGCAAAGATGTATTCGTACACTTCTCTGCAATTCAAGGCAACGGCTTCAAAACTCTGGCTGAAGGCCAGAACGTAGAATTCGAAATTCAGGATGGCCAGAAAGGTCCTTCTGCAGTAAACGTCACTGCGCTGTAATTTTACAGTTCTGTTGCAAAACCCGCCATGGTGCGGGTTTTTTGTTGTCTGCGTTTTATCTGCACCCGTGATGCTTGTATCTACACCCGTAATGCAGTGAAGGCGTGCTTAATGAGGAAAATGTGCCGATGAGTTATCAGTGTCCGCTATGCCAGTTACCTCTGGAGCGACACCCGCGGCAATGGACGTGTGGTAAACATAGCTTTGATTGTGCGAAAGAAGGGTACGTCAACCTGTTGCCGGTACAGTTTAAGCGCTCAAAGCAGCCCGGCGATAGTGCTGAAATGATGCAGGCTCGGCGCAACTTTCTTGAAGCTGGCCATTATCAACCGCTACGCGACGCTGTGGCGCAGCATATTGATAATATCGTGGCGGATGACGCAACCGCACTGCTGGATATCGGCTGTGGTGAAGGATACTACACCGCAGAATTTGCGCATCGCCTTACATTGCGCAGGTCGATGACGATATATGGACTGGATGTTTCCAAAGCTGCGATTCAACGTGCTGCAAAACGGTATGACCGCGTTGAGTTTTGTGTCGCATCCAGCCAGAGGCTGCCGTTTCCTGACCAATCTCTTGATGCTGTGGTAAAAATCTATGCGCCATGTAATGACGCAGAATTACTTCGCACGGTTAAGGTTGGCGGTTGGGTCGTGACGGTGTCCCCGGGGCCACGCCACCTGTTTCAATTGAAGGCAGAAGTCTACGATGAGGTGCTATTACACCCGAGTAAAGACGAGGTGCTTGCCGGCTTTCAGCTTATGGATCAGCAGGTGCTCGCGTATCCCATGCAGTTATCTGGTAACGAAGCGGCGGCTCTATTGCAAATGACCCCCTTTGCCTGGCGGGCAACGCCAGAGGTCAGCGAGCGATTGTGGGGGACTGCTGCATTTAGTTGTGAAACGGATTTTATTATTCGCTTGCATCAGCGTGTTGATATTGATGCGATAGATTGATCGAGAAGAATGAAAACGGGCAGCGTGAGAATCGAGCTGCCCGTTGATATAGATGTGTTTTATACCCTAAATAATTCGAGTTGCGTGACAAAACGCTAGCGTTTTGAACAACGCCAATGCGTCGGCCCTTTAGGGCGAGGCCCTCGATGGGCCGAGTATTTAAGGGCAGCCAACGCACAAGCAACGTGAAGTATGACGGGCATATCAGGCGGCGTAGCCGAGATGTTCATACAGGATATTACAGCCGATGCCAATAAGTACCAGCCCACCCATAATCTCCGCTTTTTTACCGAAAATCGGGCCGATATAGCGGCCAATCATCATCCCAAGCGTGACCATAATCATGGTGGCACAGCCAATAACCATCGCAGTATGGAGAATATTGACTTGGAGGAAAGCCAAACCAACACCAATCGCCATGGCGTCCAGGCTGGTGGCAATCGCGGTGCAGATTAACAGTGCCAGACTATGATTTTTGACTTTTTCGCAGCGGCAGTCTGAAGAGCCCTTGAATCCTTCAATGACCATGCGGCCACCGAGAATCAATAACAGCGTAAAGGCAACCCAATGATCCCATTCGAGAATATATTGGCTGGCAAAAAAACCAAGTGCCCAACCGATGAGTGGGGTAATTGCTTCGATAACGCCAAAAATGAGACCTGTCCAGATCGCATCGCGGAAGCGGGGATTATGCAGGACGGCACCTTTACCGATTGACGCGGCGAAGGCATCCATTGACATACCAAATGCTAGGATAAGTGTTGCTGACATATTCATTGTAAAATAGCCTCGGCTGGACGATTAACCATATACACGCAGATCATCCCCAACCCGAACGACGATGCTACGTGTCTATGGTCTCGCCTGCCAATCATGCTTGGCCGCCCGCACCACGTTTTATACCCCGATAATACGGAGATAGAACGAGTATGTTGATACGAGCATTTTTGAAAAGTGACTATAGTGACTAATCAAAAATTGGCTACTCCCCAATGACGGCGCAACCTTACCATATTATTTATGGTGCAAACAACACTAAAAGTTTTAAGTGTTAACAATGCAATTGATAATTATTTTCATTTGGATGTTAACGACAAAATATTGCGTAAAATAACACCAATATTATTGAGGTTAAAATACCATCGAAATGGAGGGTGTATATCTCAGGCTATTTTAAATAATTTGAATGGAAAACCGAATTCATTGGTTATCAATCATAAATTTATATATTTTTTCTAAATCGTCGAGCTGAGTAACCTGTATCAATAAACGACGTTTCTCAAGATCGATAACTAATACGCCATCCTCAGATAAATTCATATTCTTAATTCTGGTATAAGGAATGAATAAATTTGCATAAAAGAAACCGGTTGATTTAAAAATCAGTTTGGGGCGACGAATATAAGCCAGATAGCACGCCATGAAGGCCAGAGAAATCAAAAGATAAGTTGTGATAATGGCACCATTACTCATCACATTTTGATAAATAAGAATACCCACTAAGCCGATGAAAATCAGGGTGTCGAGTCGATTAATCCGCTTCAGGGGAATGAGCAGTCGTGTTTTCCCTTTGAGTTTATCCATGATGAATTCGTCATAGAGGGCATAAACCAGTGCTAAAGCAATCAACCCCACCAGCGTGATGTCTGTCATCGTCATCGGTATTATCCTTATCCGTTACATCTCAGAGAATAAAGCATAGCCAGGCACATTTGTGCCTGGCTAGTAGACATTACACGCCGAGCAGGCCGATCCAATATCCGAAGATACCAATGGCGAAGAAGCCCATAATCAACCACAGCGCGTTCACCTTGCGCCGTAATAGCCACATACAGCCGAACGTCAGCAGTAGGGGAACGAGCCCCGGCATGAGCTGGTCAAGGATGGATTGAACCGTGGTTACGGTGGTTTCTCCATTCTGATTCGTCACCGTCGACACCACCATCGGAATGTTGACGTGAGTCCATTTATTGACCAATGCCCCCATGACGAATAAACCGAGGATAGACGCTGCTTCGGTCATTTTTTGCAGGAAACCACCGCCCATATCACTGACGATATCGATCCCTTTACGGTAGCCGTAGGCGACGCCATAGTAACGCACTAACAGGCGAACCAGATTAAACAAGACGAAGAAGAGGACGGGTCCCAATAAGCTGCCGCTCATGGCAATCCCCGCGCCTAGCGCTGCGAATACTGGGCGCGCGGTGCCCCAGAATATCGGATCGCCAACGCCCGCCAATGGCCCCATCAACCCGACTTTCAGGCCGTTTATCGCCGCGTCGTCAATCGGTGCGCCGTTTGCGCGTTGCTCTTCCATCGCCATCGTTACGCCGAGTACCGGCGCAGCAACAAAAGGCTGCGTATTGAAGAACTCAAGATGGCGTTTAATCGCTTGTTTACGCTCTTCCGAATGTTCAGGATAAAGACGGCGGATCACTGGCACCATGGAAAAACAGAAGCCGAGTGCCTGCATACGTTCAAAGTTCCAGGAGCCTTGAAACAGGTTGGAACGGATAAACACCGCGCGGATGTCGCTGTCAGTGAGTTTTTTGACATTCGTATTTTCGACCATTTTTCTCACTCCTGTTAATCCAGTTCATTATCAAGACCGTTATTGCCTGATGTAACAGACTGGCCTTGAACCTTGTTATATTTCGGGCTGAGCTGGATATATAGCACCGCCATCACAATACCGATTACGCCCAGCGCCACCAGGTTGAACTCTGTGAACGCAGCGGTAACGAAGCCAAGATAGAAGAACGGCATCAGGTAGCCCGCGCGCATCATGTTGATCACCATCGCGTAACCGACGACAACAATCATCCCACCCGCGATATTCAGACCGTTGGTGACAACGTCCGGGATGGAATTCAACAACTCGTGAACGGCGTCAGTGCCGACAGAGACTGCGACAATAACCGCAGGGATTGCGATACGCATGGCTTGAAGCAGCAGGGCGGAGACGTGAATCCAACTGATGGCCGTCAGGTTGCCTCGTTCTGCCGCGCTGTCTGCCGCATGCTGGAATGCCACCGTGATGGTACGAACAATAATGGTTAAGACCTGGCCAGCAGCGGCAAGCGGAATCGCCAGAGCAATCCCGGCACCGATTCCCTGACCACCGGCAATAACCAGAATAGTTGATATAATGGAAGCCAGCGCCGCATCAGGTGCTACTGCCGCCCCGATATTCATCCAGCCTAATGCGATCATTTCCAGCGTACCGCCAATAATGATCCCGGTTTTTAAATCACCTAATACTGCACCAATTAGCGTACAAGCGACGAGTGGACGGTGGAACTGGAATTCATCGAGAATTGAACCCATCCCCGAAACACATGCGACGAGAAATATCAGCACAATTTGAAGTGTGGTAATCTCCATCGTACTTCTCCTATAAAATGTGTCTGAGTAAAATAAATCGCCATCCCCATTGATTTTCTATGTCGATATAAGGTTTTTCAATATTGACATAAAGGCATATCTTGAAAATCGTCAGGTCTATAAAGCTATTATTGATGGTGATGTTAGCGTTAATAACCTTCACATCGTGGCGGGTATCAACGCGGCATTTTGTTAATCAAGTCCATCATTTTAATTCGGGAGTCGGTTGATACTTTCCGAACTTCCAGTTCAATCCCGCGTTTATCTAATTCACGGAATGCTACAATATCCTTTTCATCGATAGAGACAGCATTATTTACCTGCGTTTTCCCCTGTTTGAATGCCATCCCGCCAATATTGACCGAGGGAATTTTTACGCCATTTTCGATCAGCGTTAATACATCCGTCGGATTGGTGAACAGCAACATTACGCGATCGGCGGCATATTTCGGGTTGTCATAAACACGAACGGCTTTTGCCACATCCACGACGTGTGCGGTAACGCCCGGTGGCGCAACTTGAGTCAGCAACGTTTTACGCACGTGATCGGCAGCGACTTCATCGCTGACAACAATAATGCGCGAAACATTGGTTTCTTTCGTCCAGCGGGTGGCGACTTGACCATGAATCAGACGGTCATCAATACGTGCCAACCCGATCTTCATATGTTCACCGGGTCCTATCGGTGTGGGTACGGCGTTGGTTTTGGGGGAGGAGAAGGGGGAGCTGCTTTGGGTTTTTCCTGGTGCTTCAGCGCTTTTACGCCATCCCTGCCAGCTTCCAGAGCGATAGCAACCAAATTGGAGAAGGACGGATTATCATCCCGAGCCATAAAGGTTTCCGCCAGCATGGGAATATTTACGCCAGCGATAACATCATGGTTTTCTTTGTCGGTGACGAGGCGACTGGCGGCATTGAACGGGCTGCCGCCCCAGGTATCAACGAGAAACAGCACGCCCTGCGATGTGTCTAACTGCGTGAGTTTTTCCTGATATTTTTCTATCAAAGTTTCGGCGTTTTCTCCGGGGACGAAATCGATCCAAGCGACATTACTTTGTTCGCCAAGAATCATTTCTGCTGTCTTTAACAGCGGTCCCGCAGTGGCGCCGTGAGTGCATAACATAATGGCAATACTCACTTGCTACCTCCTCACGTTCACGATCAAAAGAGTCAATGTGTCAGGAAACAGGGTTAGCGTTCCGGTAGTGAAAGCGTTAACCGTCGCGGTATTAGTATGGCTGCAAGAAAAACTTTACCGTGGATTCATGACATTTCACCGTGTTCCTCCAGGCTGTCAGGCGAGAAATCGTGACTGACAGATTTATTTTAGTTATCGAAAAAATAAATAGTGTGATGATGCTCTAATGCTGACTAGTTAAGCAGGGGGCTAAAAGGGGACGGAATGCGAAAATTTGAGCGGGTTATCAATGCGAAGCCAGTCTAAGAAATTCTTTGTGAAAAATGGTAACAACCTGTTAGAGTAAACGTCCCTTAAATTGCTTAGGAGCACCGGGCATCAGCCCTTCCCATGGACTGTCACCGACAAAACGTTCTCTGTTTCCCCGCTAATGCTGGCGGTTTTCTGTACTCAGTTGGTCACTCAGACCACATTCAGAATCTCTCTGATTCACACCAACTCTTTTTATTACCATTCAATGCGGCCCATGCATTGATGTCATCTGCTCGTTCATTTTCTGGAGTCTGACATGGAATTTTTGCTAGATCCTTCAATCTGGGCAGGCCTATTGACGCTGGTGGTACTGGAAATTGTTCTGGGTATCGACAATTTGGTGTTTATCGCCATTTTGGCGGATAAATTACCCCCCAAGCAGCGAGATAAAGCCCGCATTATTGGTTTAAGCCTGGCGTTGTTCATGCGTCTGGGTCTGTTGTCTTTGATTTCCTGGATGGTCACACTGACCCGTCCATTGTTTAGCGTTGGTGACTTCAGCTTCTCGGGTCGTGACCTGATTTTGCTGTTCGGTGGTGTATTCCTGCTGTTTAAAGCCACTATGGAGTTGCATGAACGGCTAGAGAATAAGACGCACGAAGGCAATGGCAATCGCGCTCATGCTAATTTCTGGGCCGTCGTTGCGCAGATCGTCGTGTTGGATGCCGTGTTCTCGCTGGATGCCGTGATTACCGCAGTAGGGATGGTGAATCACCTTGGCGTCATGATGACGGCGGTGATTATAGCGATGGGCGTTATGCTGGTAGCGTCTAAGCCGCTGACCAACTTCGTCAATGCGCACCCCACGGTGGTGGTTCTGTGTCTCAGCTTCTTGTTGATGATTGGTCTGAGCCTGATGGCGGAAGGTTTTGGTTTCCACATTCCGAAAGGTTACCTGTATGCCGCGATTGGTTTCTCTATCTTGATCGAACTGTTTAACCAAATTGCCCGTCATAACTTTATGAAGCATCAGTCGCATCGCCCTTTGCGTGAACGTACCGCAGAGGCCATTCTGCGCCTGATGGGTTCACGGAAAAATACCGACGATGTGGAGGCGGGTGAACCACAGAAAAAACTCACGAAAGAGGAATTCGCTGAAGAAGAGCGCAATATGATCAGCGGCGTGTTGACGTTAGCCTCACGTTCGCTGCGTAGCGTAATGACACCACGCACCGAAATTTCCTGGGTGGATAGCGCCAGTTCGGTCGAACAGATCCGTATGCAATTGTTGGATACGCCTCACAGCCTGTTCCCAATATGTCGCGGTTCTCTGGATGAAATTATCGGCGTCGTCCGTGCCAAAGATCTGCTGGTGGCGCTGGAAACACAAACCGATGTGGAAAATTTTGCCGCCGCTAATCCGCCGATTGTCGTACCGGAGACGCTGGATGTGATTAACTTACTACCGGTTCTGCGTCGCGCGAAAGGTAGTCTGGTCATCATTGCCAACGAATTTGGCGTGGTGCAAGGATTGGTTACACCGCTGGACGTGCTGGAAGCCATCGCAGGTGAGTTCCCGGATGAAGACGAAACGCTGGATATTATCCCAGACGGCGAAGGCTGGTTAGTGAAAGGCGGAACGGATCTGCACGCGTTACAACAAGTGGTGGATAGCAGCGATTTGGTTGATCCGAAGGAAGAGTATGCGTCACTGGCCGGGATGCTGCTGGCGCACAGTGATGAATTCCCGAAAGTCGGCGAGATCATCGAGTTGTACCACTTGCGTTTCCATATCATCGACGTTTCCGAATATCGTATTGAACTGGTGCGTGTAGAACGTATCGTCGATCGGGAAGGCGCTGAAGAAGTGTAATGAGCACCTCGTCAGTCGATTGCAAAATGAAGCCCCGCCAAATTGGTGGGGCTTTTTGTGATGAGAGTAAAAGCAAATATGTGGTGAAAGCGAGTTAATCACACCGTACTTTTAATCACACCGTACTTTTAATCACACTGTACTTTGATCGCCAGCCCACCTCGGGAGGTTTCGCGGTATTTGGCGTTCATGTCTTTCCCCGTTTCGTACATGGTTTCAATTACCTTATCCAACGAGACGCGTGGTTCGCTGGTGCGGCGGGTGGCCATGCGGGCGGCGTTAATCGCCTTAACGGAAGCAATGGCGTTACGTT contains these protein-coding regions:
- a CDS encoding TerC family protein, giving the protein MEFLLDPSIWAGLLTLVVLEIVLGIDNLVFIAILADKLPPKQRDKARIIGLSLALFMRLGLLSLISWMVTLTRPLFSVGDFSFSGRDLILLFGGVFLLFKATMELHERLENKTHEGNGNRAHANFWAVVAQIVVLDAVFSLDAVITAVGMVNHLGVMMTAVIIAMGVMLVASKPLTNFVNAHPTVVVLCLSFLLMIGLSLMAEGFGFHIPKGYLYAAIGFSILIELFNQIARHNFMKHQSHRPLRERTAEAILRLMGSRKNTDDVEAGEPQKKLTKEEFAEEERNMISGVLTLASRSLRSVMTPRTEISWVDSASSVEQIRMQLLDTPHSLFPICRGSLDEIIGVVRAKDLLVALETQTDVENFAAANPPIVVPETLDVINLLPVLRRAKGSLVIIANEFGVVQGLVTPLDVLEAIAGEFPDEDETLDIIPDGEGWLVKGGTDLHALQQVVDSSDLVDPKEEYASLAGMLLAHSDEFPKVGEIIELYHLRFHIIDVSEYRIELVRVERIVDREGAEEV